A region from the Cryptosporangium arvum DSM 44712 genome encodes:
- the mraY gene encoding phospho-N-acetylmuramoyl-pentapeptide-transferase: MRSVLAAAFVAFVVSIFGTPVAIRYLHRLKFGQEIREEGPKHHQSKRGTPTMGGIVFILATVIAYVVAQIVIGDHRISPTAVTLLGLFVGMGAVGFVDDYIKIRKKRSLGLNKRGKLIGQAVVAAAFAFLALNLPDEQGYTIASEKLSFIRDLDWAHLTQVGAALFFAFVVIAAANGVNLTDGLDGLATGPSIMVLLGYVLIGFWQYRHICGEVAGPNGYCYTVRDPLDTALIAAAAAGALAGFLWWNAPPARLFMGDTGALGIGGLIAGLALTTRTTLLLLILGGLFVIVTMSVVIQIISFRSTGKRVFRMAPLQHHFELAGWQETTIVVRFWIIAGFFVAAGLGIFFADYLNVLQQ, from the coding sequence GTGAGGAGTGTTCTGGCCGCGGCGTTCGTGGCCTTCGTCGTCTCCATCTTCGGTACGCCCGTCGCGATCCGATACCTGCACCGGCTGAAGTTCGGGCAGGAGATCCGCGAGGAGGGCCCCAAGCACCACCAGTCCAAGCGCGGTACGCCCACGATGGGCGGCATCGTCTTCATCCTCGCCACGGTCATCGCGTACGTGGTCGCCCAGATCGTCATCGGTGACCACCGGATCAGCCCGACCGCGGTGACGCTGCTCGGCCTCTTCGTCGGCATGGGCGCGGTCGGTTTCGTCGACGACTACATCAAGATCCGCAAGAAGCGCAGCCTCGGCCTGAACAAGCGGGGCAAGCTGATCGGCCAGGCCGTCGTCGCGGCCGCGTTCGCGTTCCTGGCGCTGAACCTGCCCGACGAGCAGGGCTACACGATCGCGTCGGAGAAGCTCTCGTTCATCCGGGACCTCGACTGGGCGCACCTCACCCAGGTCGGCGCGGCGCTGTTCTTCGCGTTCGTCGTGATCGCGGCGGCCAACGGCGTCAACCTCACCGACGGGTTGGACGGCCTGGCCACCGGCCCGTCGATCATGGTGCTGCTGGGCTACGTCCTGATCGGCTTCTGGCAGTACCGGCACATCTGCGGCGAGGTCGCCGGCCCGAACGGCTACTGCTACACGGTGCGCGACCCGCTCGACACCGCGCTGATCGCCGCGGCCGCGGCCGGTGCGCTGGCGGGGTTCCTGTGGTGGAACGCGCCCCCGGCCCGGCTGTTCATGGGCGACACCGGCGCGCTCGGCATCGGCGGCCTGATCGCCGGCCTGGCGCTCACCACCCGCACCACGCTGCTGCTGCTGATCCTCGGCGGGCTGTTCGTCATCGTGACGATGTCGGTCGTCATCCAGATCATCTCGTTCCGCAGCACCGGTAAACGGGTGTTCCGGATGGCGCCGCTGCAGCACCACTTCGAACTGGCGGGCTGGCAGGAGACCACGATCGTGGTCCGGTTCTGGATCATCGCGGGCTTCTTCGTCGCGGCCGGGCTCGGCATCTTCTTCGCCGACTACCTGAACGTGCTGCAGCAGTGA
- a CDS encoding UDP-N-acetylmuramoyl-tripeptide--D-alanyl-D-alanine ligase has translation MIALTLAEVAAATDGDLRNADPGTVVTGTVEYDSRRVTAGGVFVALTGERVDGHDFAAGAVEAGVAVVLATRPLDGVPSILVDDALVALGKLARAVVDRLPDLTIVGVTGSSGKTSTKDLLAAVCGRLGATVAPPGSFNNELGHPWTVLRADADTRYLVLEKSARGVGHVRWLTEVAPPRIGVVLNVGAAHAGEFGSIEATAQAKGELVEALPAEGLAVLNADDGRVRAMASRTKARVVQVGLAPDADVRASDVTLDGIGRPGFTIHVGDARAHVQLKLHGEHHVGNVLAAAAVGLELGLGLDEVAAVLSEATPVSRRRMEVTERVDGVTVVDDSYNANPDSVRAALKALRAMATPAPNQGEEPRGRRRVWAVLGHMAELGETSREEHDAIGRLAVRLDIDRLVVVGPDAGAIHAGAVLEGSWGEESVHVPDVDAAVELLGNQLAPGDVVLVKGSRSARLDRVVDALLAGPVATPAPGGGRA, from the coding sequence ATGATCGCGCTCACGCTGGCCGAGGTCGCGGCCGCGACCGACGGTGACCTCCGCAACGCCGACCCGGGCACGGTGGTGACCGGGACGGTCGAGTACGACTCGCGCCGGGTGACCGCGGGCGGGGTGTTCGTCGCGTTGACCGGCGAGCGTGTCGACGGCCACGACTTCGCGGCCGGCGCGGTCGAGGCCGGGGTGGCGGTGGTGCTGGCCACCCGCCCGCTGGACGGGGTGCCGTCGATCCTCGTCGACGACGCGCTCGTCGCCCTGGGCAAGCTGGCGCGCGCGGTCGTCGACCGCCTGCCCGACCTGACGATCGTCGGTGTCACCGGGTCCAGCGGCAAGACGTCCACCAAGGACCTGCTGGCCGCGGTGTGCGGACGCCTCGGCGCGACGGTGGCGCCGCCGGGGTCGTTCAACAACGAGCTCGGCCACCCGTGGACGGTGCTGCGTGCCGACGCCGACACCCGGTACCTGGTGCTGGAGAAGAGCGCGCGTGGCGTCGGGCACGTCCGGTGGCTCACCGAGGTCGCCCCGCCCCGGATCGGTGTGGTGCTCAACGTCGGCGCCGCGCACGCCGGGGAGTTCGGTTCGATCGAGGCGACCGCGCAGGCGAAGGGCGAACTGGTCGAGGCGCTGCCCGCGGAAGGGCTCGCGGTGCTCAACGCCGACGACGGCCGCGTGCGCGCGATGGCCTCGCGCACCAAGGCCCGGGTCGTGCAGGTGGGCCTGGCCCCCGACGCCGACGTGCGGGCGAGCGACGTCACGCTCGACGGCATCGGGCGCCCGGGCTTCACGATCCACGTGGGTGACGCCCGGGCGCACGTCCAGTTGAAGCTGCACGGCGAGCACCACGTCGGCAACGTGCTGGCGGCGGCCGCGGTCGGCCTCGAGCTGGGGCTCGGCCTGGACGAGGTCGCCGCGGTGCTGAGCGAGGCCACCCCGGTGAGCCGGCGCCGGATGGAGGTCACCGAGCGGGTCGACGGCGTGACGGTCGTCGACGACAGCTACAACGCGAACCCCGACTCGGTGCGCGCCGCGCTGAAGGCGCTGCGCGCGATGGCCACGCCGGCCCCGAACCAGGGCGAGGAGCCGCGCGGGCGGCGGCGGGTCTGGGCCGTCCTGGGCCACATGGCCGAGCTGGGCGAGACCAGCCGGGAAGAGCACGACGCGATCGGGCGGCTCGCCGTCCGGTTGGACATCGACCGTCTGGTCGTAGTGGGGCCCGACGCCGGCGCGATCCACGCCGGTGCGGTTCTGGAAGGGTCCTGGGGAGAGGAGTCGGTGCACGTGCCGGACGTGGACGCCGCGGTGGAGTTGCTGGGCAACCAGCTCGCACCGGGCGACGTGGTGCTGGTGAAGGGGTCCCGGTCGGCGCGGCTCGACCGCGTCGTGGACGCCCTGCTGGCCGGGCCGGTGGCCACGCCGGCGCCCGGGGGTGGCCGGGCGTGA
- a CDS encoding UDP-N-acetylmuramoyl-L-alanyl-D-glutamate--2,6-diaminopimelate ligase — MAVSNASVPRPASPAAVPVTELAGLVGGSTTGDAVVTGVTHDSSAVRPGDLFAALPGARTHGARFAARAVEAGAVAVLTDPAGAESVHGVPVLLVDDPRAVLGTVSARVYGDPSAALTVVGITGTNGKTTTAYLVEAGLRAAGHVTALLGTVETRIAGERLASARTTPEAPDLQALLAVARERGVTAVVMEVSSHALALDRVAAVRFAVGAFTNLGVDHLDFHADVEDYFQAKARLFDGRSERVVVNVDDAAGRRLVRPGVITVSAAGAPDATWRVVERGPDGFVQDFVVEGPDGAHTAARVAMPGAYSIENAVLALAVLRSVDVPLATAVAGVADAGQLPGRMERVTGSAAGPAGVVDYAHDPGSVAAALAALRPVTAGKLICVLGCGGDRDAGKRPLMGEAAARGADVFVATDDNPRSEDPATIRTAMLGGVARVPAAERAEVVEVGDRAAAIAAAVEQAGPGDCVAVLGKGHEQGQEVAGVVHPFDDREVLAAALAAVGTRGARA, encoded by the coding sequence GTGGCCGTGTCCAACGCCAGCGTCCCGCGGCCTGCGTCCCCGGCAGCCGTTCCGGTGACGGAACTCGCCGGGCTCGTCGGCGGCAGTACCACCGGTGACGCGGTCGTCACCGGTGTCACCCATGACAGCTCAGCCGTTCGTCCCGGCGATCTCTTCGCGGCGCTCCCGGGCGCACGCACGCACGGGGCCCGGTTCGCGGCCCGCGCGGTCGAAGCCGGAGCGGTGGCCGTTCTCACCGACCCCGCAGGCGCCGAGTCCGTCCACGGTGTCCCGGTGCTCCTCGTCGACGATCCGCGGGCGGTGCTCGGCACCGTCAGCGCCCGTGTCTACGGCGACCCCAGCGCCGCGCTGACCGTCGTCGGCATCACCGGCACGAACGGCAAGACCACCACCGCCTACCTGGTCGAGGCCGGCCTGCGCGCCGCCGGGCACGTCACGGCCCTGCTGGGGACCGTGGAGACCCGCATCGCGGGCGAGCGCCTGGCGTCGGCGCGGACCACCCCGGAAGCGCCCGACCTGCAGGCGTTGCTCGCGGTCGCCCGGGAACGCGGTGTCACCGCGGTGGTGATGGAGGTCTCCAGCCACGCGCTCGCGCTGGACCGGGTGGCCGCGGTGCGGTTCGCGGTCGGCGCGTTCACCAACCTCGGCGTCGACCACCTGGATTTCCACGCCGACGTCGAGGACTACTTCCAAGCCAAGGCCCGGCTGTTCGACGGCCGCTCCGAGCGCGTGGTGGTCAACGTCGACGACGCCGCGGGCCGGCGTCTCGTGCGCCCGGGAGTGATCACGGTCTCGGCGGCCGGCGCGCCCGACGCCACCTGGCGGGTCGTCGAGCGCGGGCCGGACGGGTTCGTCCAGGACTTCGTCGTCGAGGGCCCCGACGGCGCGCACACCGCCGCCCGGGTCGCGATGCCCGGCGCCTACAGCATCGAGAACGCCGTGCTGGCGCTGGCCGTGCTGCGCTCGGTCGACGTGCCGCTGGCGACCGCGGTGGCGGGTGTGGCCGACGCCGGCCAGCTGCCGGGCCGCATGGAGCGGGTGACCGGGTCGGCGGCGGGTCCGGCCGGTGTGGTGGACTACGCGCACGACCCGGGTTCGGTCGCGGCCGCGCTGGCCGCGCTGCGCCCGGTCACGGCCGGAAAACTGATCTGTGTGCTGGGTTGCGGGGGCGACCGGGACGCCGGCAAGCGTCCGCTGATGGGCGAAGCCGCGGCTCGGGGAGCGGACGTGTTCGTCGCGACCGACGACAACCCGCGTTCCGAGGACCCGGCGACGATCCGCACCGCGATGCTGGGCGGCGTCGCCCGGGTACCGGCCGCGGAACGGGCCGAGGTCGTGGAAGTCGGTGACCGGGCGGCAGCGATCGCCGCCGCGGTCGAACAGGCCGGGCCGGGCGACTGCGTCGCCGTGCTGGGCAAGGGACATGAGCAGGGCCAGGAGGTCGCAGGAGTGGTGCACCCGTTCGACGACCGGGAGGTGCTCGCGGCCGCGCTCGCCGCCGTCGGCACCCGGGGAGCACGGGCATGA